The genomic interval AGGCCCCCGGTCGTGCCGGCTCCGCGCGATGACGGTGACCCAGACGCCGCGCAGCGGGACCGAGGTCTACCGGACCCGCAAGTCGCGCAGCAGCGTCGTGACGTTCCTGGGCGCCGTCGTGCGCCCGCTGGGCGGGTGGACGCCGATCGCGGGCGCCGTCGAGCTGCTCGCGCAGTGCGGGCTGGACGACCCGAGCGTGCGCACGGCGATCCACCGGCTCAAGCGCAAGGACTGGCTCGCGTCGCAGTCGCGCGACGGCGTGCGCGGCTACGCGCTCACCGAGGCGGCGTCGGCGACCCTGGCGGCGGGCGACGAGGTCATCTGGCACCCGCGCACCCCGCCCGACCTCGCCGACGGGTGGTGCATCGTCAACTTCAGCGTGCCCGAGGCCAAGCGCGCGCTGCGCCACCAGCTCCGGTCGCACCTGGCCGCGCGCGGCTTCGGCAACATCGGCACCGCCGTGTGGATCGCGCCGGCCCGGATGCGGGCGGCCGCGGCGAGTGCGATCACCGACCTCGGCCTCGAGTCGTTCGCGACGATCTTCACGGGCGACTACCACGGCCCCCAGGACCTGACCGCCCTGGTCTACGAGAGCTGGGACCTGGCCGCGGTCGAGGCGGACTACCGCGTGTTCGCGGGCGAGTACGCCGCCGTGGCCGACGACGTCGAGCGAGCGGCGCCGTCGGGCGCCGAGGCGTTCGCCCAGTACCTGCGCGTCATCGACGACTGGCGCCGGCTGCCGTTCCGCGATCCCGGGCTGCCCCGCGAGGTGCTCGCGGCCGACTGGCCGGGACCGGCCGCCGCGCGCGTGCTCGAGCGGCTCGTGTCGGTGCTCGAGGCGCCGGCGCTCGCGCACGCTGCCGCGTACTGGCCGCGCACCTGAGCCTCGGCCGACGGCGGCCCGCGCCGCCGTCGGCCGAGGCCCGAGGCCGCGGTCAGGCGCCCTCGGGGCGCAGGCCCTTCTTCGCCAGGCGCGGCATGACCTCCTCGGCGAAGTACTCGAGCTCGCTCACGTAGTCGACGAACGCCATCGTGATGCCGCCGAAGCCCGCCCTCGCGAACTTCTCGATCTCGTCGGCGACGTCGTCGGGCGACCCGATGAGCGGGCAGGTGCCGTGGCCGGCCGCGAACCGGGTGCGGTAGTTCTCCAGCAGGTCCTTGCTGAACGACTGCGCGTGCAGGCCCTGGAGCGTCATGAGGTTGTCGACGGCGTCCCAGTCGGCGTTCTCGACGGCGTAGTAGTGCAGGTACTCCTCGGCCTCCTTGCGGGTGGGGCGGCACACGACGTGCGTCGGGGTGAGCACCCCGGCGTCGCGGCCCAGCGCGGCCGAGGCGGCCTTGACCTCCTGGACGACGGCGGCGCCGTCCTCGGGGCCGCTGACGATGGTGAAGACGAAGTCGGCGTTGCGGGCCGCGTACGCCTTGCCCTGCGGGGAGGAGCCCGCGTTGAGGACGGGCAGGCGCCGGGCGGCCGGCTTGGGCACCGACTCGATGCCCTCGAGGTCCCAGAACCGTCCCTTGAGGTCGTAGCGGCCGTCGCGCGACCACAGCGTGTTGATGACGTCGATCCACTCCTGGGCCAGCGCGTAGCGCGAGTCGTGGTCCTGCGGCAGGTCGACGCCCATGGCGACGTACTCGGGCTGGTTCCAGCCGGCGACGACGTTGATGCCGATGCGGCCCGGGGCGACCTGGTCGATGGTCGCGAGCTGCTTGGCGGTGACGGCCGGGTGGTTGTAGGCGGCGTGGATCGTGCAGAACGCGTTGAGCCGCTCCGTGTTGGCCAGGATCGCGGTGGCCCACGGGATCGGCTCGAGCACGCTCTCGTGGAAGTTGGTCGTGCCGCCGTAGCCGATCCAGCGCGCGATGGGGAGCATGAAGTCGATGCCCGTCCGGTCGGCGAGCTTGGCGAGGCGCAGGTTGTCCTCCCACGACGCCGACCAGCGCTCCGGGATCGTGGTGACGGCGAGGCCGCCCGAGCAGTTCGCCGAGAACAGGCCGAGCCGGAAGTGGTTCGACTCGAGAATGGGGATGCTCATGTCGTGTCTCTCCTGGGGTTGGGCAACAGCGGCTGGTCAGCGCTGGATTGTCATGGGCGTGTGGTGGGACGCGGTCATCGTGACGACCTGCCCGATGAGGTAGACGTGGTCTCCGACGTCGAACGTGTCGGCGATGCGGCACTCGAGCCGTAGCGGGACGTCGCAGGCGAGCAGGGGGATGCCGTCGAGGCCCGGCATCGTGTCGAGGCCGTCGAACCTGTCGGACCCCGAGGCGGCGAATCGCGTGACGAGGTCCGTCTGGTGGCCGGCCATGACGTGGACGGCGTATCCGGTGACGGCGACCCACTCGTCGAACCGGCTCGATCTCTTGTCGATGCACCAGCCGACGAGTGCCGGGTCGAGCGAGGCGGCGTGGAAGCTGTTGGCCGTCTTGCCGAGCGGGCGACCGTCGCCGCAGGCGGTGATGATCGTGACGCCCGTGGGCCACCGGGCGAGCTGGCTGCGAAGTGACGTGGGCGTCACGTCGACTGTGCTGGCAGTCACACTTGTCATGCACACCGATGGTCGGCGCCCGGGCGGGTGCCTTCTATCCGCTCGCGTGCAGCGGCTATCCACAAGGCGCGAATATTGCAGTACCGTGACGATCGTCGACCCTTAGACACGTGCCGCGAGGTGCGAGGTGCACGACGACCGACAGGGGGGCTGATGGCCCGGGTGGCGACGCCGTTGGGATCGCACGGCGTCCTGCACACCAGCGATATCGATGCCGCCCGCGAGTCGATCGCCGCGTCGCTGGCGCCGCACTCGCTGTGGGTGCGGCGCGGCGGCGACGGGTTCATGGCGCTGCACAACGCCGCCACCCTCGAGCGGATCAGCCTGCACTACATCGACTACCACGCCGAGGTCGAGGTGGCCACGGAACGCCTCGACTTCTGCCTCGTGCAGATCCCGCTGAACGGGCTGACGACGGTCCAGGCCGGGGCGAGCCTCGTGAGCGTCGGCCCGCGCAGCGCGGCCGTCACGAGCCCCGGCGAGGCGGTCCGCATGCGGTACTCCGCGGGCAACCCGCGCCTGCTCGTGCAGGTCGCGACCGACCTGCTGCGCGAGCGGATCGCCCTCGCCGCCGAGAGCGGCGTCGTCGTGCCGCGCTGGAGCGGCAGGAGCTTCGACCTGCGCAGCGGCGTCGGCCGCACCTGGCGCAGCCTCGTGGGTCTCGTCGTCGCCGACCTGGAGCGCGACGACGGGATGAACGGCTCGCCCCTGACGGCCCGGTCGCTCCAGCTCGCGCTCATCGACGGGCTCGTCGCGGCGCTCGCCTCTCCGCACGCGCCGGGCACCGACGTCTCGGCCTCCGAGCAGCTCGTCAGGCGCGCCGCGCGCCTGATCGAGGACCACTGCGCCGAGCCGCTGCGGACCCTGGACATCGCGGAGGCGGTCGGCGTCTCGATCCGCACGCTGCAGGCCGGGTTCCGCACCCATCTGCGGACCACGCCGATGGCGCACCTGCGCCGCGCGCGCCTGCACCGCGTGCGCGAGTCGCTCGTCGACGGCAGCGCGACATCGGTCGCCGAGGCGGCGCACCGCTGGGGCGTCAGCCACCTCGGCCGGTTGTCCGGCGACTACCGCGCGGAGTTCGGGGAGTCCCCGAGCGAGACGATCCAGCGCCTGGGCTGAGCGGCCGGCGGCGTATTCCGGCTGACAGCCGCGCAATACGGATAGAGCAGCCCCGGCGCCGCCACCTAGGTTCTGACGCCAACACGTGATCACCCTCACGCACGAGGAAAGGCTCACCATGTCCGCCATCGGCACCCTGCTGACCGCTCTCGCCGCCGGCGAGGCCGAGATCGTCGACCTCACCGCGCCGCTGTCGCCCTCGACCCCGATCCTCCAGCTCCCCGCGCCCTTCGCGAACACCATCCCGCTGTCCCTGGAGGTCGTCAGCAACTTCGACGAGGCCGGGCCGGCCTGGAGCTGGAACAACCTCCACCTGGGTGAGCACACCGGCACCCACCTCGACGCCCCCGTCCACTGGGCGACGGGCCGCGACGGCTACTCCGTCGACGCCATCCCGCCCTCGCGCCTCGTCGGCCCCGCCGTCGTGCTCGACGTGACGGCCGAGGCCGCCAGCAACCCCGACTTCGTGCTCGAGCCGGAGCACCTCGACGCGGTGGTCGCAGAGCGCGGGCCGCTGCCCGACGGCGCGTGGCTGGTGCTGCGCACCGGCTGGAGCGCGTACAACAAGGACGCCGCCGCCTTCGCGAACGCCGACGAGAACGGCCCGCACACGCCGGGCGTCTCCCCGGCCGGCGCGCGGTGGCTCGCCGCGTCCCCGATCACGGGCTTCGCGGTCGAGACGGTGGGCATCGACGCCGGCCAGGCGGGCGGCATGGAGCCCCCGTTCCCGGCCCACCACTACCTCCTCGGCGCCGGCAAGTTCGGGCTCACGCAGCTGCAGAACGTCGACCGGCTCCCGGCGACGGGCGCCGTCATCGTCGCGGCGCCGCTGCCGATCGTCGGCGGTACCGGGTCGCCGGCGCGCGCGCTGGCGATCGTCCCGGCCTGAGCGGTCGCGCACGACCCGACCGCCCCGACGACAACCCCGGTCCGAACAGCACAGGAAGGAGCACCGGTGGCCGAGCGCTCGTTCGCGCACGAGGTGCGCAAGCTCCGCATGGGCGAGGGAGGCACCTTCTCCGGCGAGGGGATCCTCGCGGTGACCAAGGCCCTGCTCCAGTCCGGGGTGGCCTACGTCGGCGGGTACCAGGGGGCCCCGATCTCCCACCTGATGGACGTGCTGGGGGACGCGCACGAGATCCTCGACGAGCTCGGCGTCTACTTCGAGAACAACGCGTCGGAGGCGACAGCCGCCGCGATGCTCGCGGCGTCGGTCAACTACCCGCTGCGCGGTGCCGTCACCTTCAAGTCGACGGTCGGGACCAACGTCGCCTCCGACGCGCTGGCCAACCTGTCCAGCGGCGGGGTCACGGGCGGCGCGCTGGTCATCGTGGGCGAAGACTACGGCGAGGGCTCCAGCATCATGCAGGAGCGCTCGCACGCCTTCGCCATGAAGTCGCAGATGTGGCTGCTCGACCCGCGGCCCAACATCGACGCGATCGTCAGGGCCGTCGAGGCGGGGTTCGAGCTGTCGGAGGCGAGCAGCACCCCCGTGATGCTCCAGCTCCGCCTGCGCTCGTGCCACCTGTACGGCAGCTTCACCGCCAAGGACAACGTCCGCCCGCCCGTGACGGTCAAGGACGCCGTCGAGAACCCGACGCGCCGGCTCGACCGCATCGTGCTGCCCCCGCGAGCTTCCAGCACGAGAAGGAGAAGGTCGAGGACCGCTGGCCGGCCGCCGTCGAGTACATCACTGGCCACGGCCTCAACGAGGTGCTCGGGGCCGGCACCAGCGACGTCGGGATCATCGTGCAGGGCGGCGTCTACAACACGCTCAACCGCGCCATGGAGCTGCTCGGCGTCTCGGACGCCTACGGCAACGCCCAGGTGCCGACGTACGTCATGAACGTCACCTACCCGGTGGTGGACTCGGAGATCCTGGACTTCGTCGCGGACAAGCGGGCCGTGCTGCTCGTGGAGGAGGGGCAGCCCGACTACATCGAGCAGAACCTCAACGCGATCCTGCGGCGCGCCGGCTCCGAGGTCGCGCTGCACGGCAAGGACCTGCTGCCGGTCGCGGGGGAGTACACCGCGACCGTCGTGACCCAGGGGCTGCACGCGTTCCTCAGCAGGTACGTCCCCGGGGCCGCCACGGACCGCCCCGCCCTGCTGCTGCCGCACGGCGACCCGCGCAGCCCGTTCGCGCCGCGCGTCGACGCCGGCGTCGTCCGTGGCCGCCCGCCCGGCCTGTGCACCGGGTGCCCCGAGCGGCCCATCTTCTCGGCGCTCAAGCTCGCGGAGAGACAGATCGGCAAGCAGCACCACGTCAGCGCCGACATCGGCTGCCACCTGTTCGCCATCAACGAGCCGTTCAACCTCGGGGCCACCACGATGGGCTACGGCCTCGGCTCGGCCGGGGCCGCCGCACTCAACTCCCACGACGCCGACCGCCGCACCGTCGCCGTCATGGGCGACGGCGGCTTCTGGCACAACGGCCTGACGAGCGGTGTCGGCAACGCCGTCTTCAACCAGAACGACCAGGTCCTGCTCGTCGTCGACAACGCGTACAGCGCGGCGACCGGCGGTCAGGACCTGCTCTCCTCGCGGGCCGACAGCATGCTCCGCTCGACCAAGCACCCCATCGAGAAGGCCGTGCGCGGCATCGGCGTCACGTGGGCGAAGACGGTCACCGACACCTACAAGATCGGCGCCCTGCGCGACCTGCTCGTCACGGCCCTGACCACCAGGACCCCCGGGCCCAAGGTCGTCGTCGCGCAGAGCGAGTGCCAGCTCAACCGGCAGCGGCGCGTCAAACCGCAGCGCGCCCAGGCGATCAAGGCGGGCCGGCGCGTCGTCACCGAACGGTTCGGTGTCGACGCCGAGACCTGCACGGGCGACCACGCCTGCATCCGCGTCTCGGGCTGCCCGTCGCTGTCGATCAAGGCCAACCCCGACCCGATGCGGACCGACCCCGTGGCGACCGTGCTCGACTCGTGCGTCGGCTGCGGCGTCTGCGGCGCCAACGCCCACGCGGCGTCCCTGTGCCCGTCGTTCTACCGCAGCGACCTGGTGTTCAACCCGACGCGGCGCGACAGGCTGCTCGCCCGCTGGCGCGCGGTGTGGATCGGCGCCCTGTCACGCGGCGTGGAACGCCGGGCCGCCCGACTCGAACCCGCCGAGGTGAACCGATGAGCAGCTGGAGCACGGGCCGCAGGCCCCTCACGATCGCGATCCTCGCCATGGGCGGCGAGGGCGGCGGCGTCCTCGCCGACTGGATCGTCGCCGTCGGGGAGCGCGCGGGGTACCACGCGCAGAACACCTCGGTCGCGGGCGTCGCCCAGCGCACCGGGGCGACCGTCTACTACGTCGAGCTGTACCCGGGCGGCCAGGCAGGACCGGAGGACACCCGCAGCGAGCCGGTGCTGAGCCTGTTCCCCACGCCCGGGGAGGTCGACGTCGTCATCGCCTCCGAGCTCATGGAGGCCGGGCGGGCGATCCAGAGAGGCTTCGCCACCCCGGACCGCACGACGCTCATCGCCTCGACCCACCGCGTCTACTCGATGGACGAGAAGCTTGCCCTCGGTGACGGCCGCGTCGACAGCAACACGCTGCTCGAAGCCGCGCACGGCGGGGCGAAGCGCCTCATCGCGGCAGACTTCATGGCGCTCGCCCTCGAGGCGCGCAGCGTGATCAGCGCCTCGCTGTTCGGTGCGCTGGCCGGCTCGGGCGCGCTGCCGTTCGACAGGGCGGGCTTCGAGGACGCGATCCGGGCCAGCGGGAAGGGCGTCGACGCCTCGCTGGCCGCCTTCGCCGCAGGCCTGGACGCCGCGCAGCGCCCCGCACCGCGCCCCCTCCCGGCGGAAGGCCGCGGCACCGGACCCGTGCCCGTGACCATCGGCCGCAGCCGGCCCGTGGACGCCACCGAGGCGGCGGCCGCCGCGGCCGCCGAGCGGCGCGCGGAGCAGGCCGTGCGCGACCCGGCCTCGCTCGTCGGCCCGGGCCTGCAGGACGCGGCCGCCCGGGTCGCCGCCGACTTCCCCGCCCCCGCGCGCTCGATGCTGCTGCACGGCGTCGTACGCACCGCCGTCCACCAGGACACGCGCTACACCGACACCTACCTTGACCGTGTCGCACGGTT from Xylanimonas allomyrinae carries:
- a CDS encoding PaaX family transcriptional regulator, which encodes MTVTQTPRSGTEVYRTRKSRSSVVTFLGAVVRPLGGWTPIAGAVELLAQCGLDDPSVRTAIHRLKRKDWLASQSRDGVRGYALTEAASATLAAGDEVIWHPRTPPDLADGWCIVNFSVPEAKRALRHQLRSHLAARGFGNIGTAVWIAPARMRAAAASAITDLGLESFATIFTGDYHGPQDLTALVYESWDLAAVEADYRVFAGEYAAVADDVERAAPSGAEAFAQYLRVIDDWRRLPFRDPGLPREVLAADWPGPAAARVLERLVSVLEAPALAHAAAYWPRT
- a CDS encoding LLM class flavin-dependent oxidoreductase gives rise to the protein MSIPILESNHFRLGLFSANCSGGLAVTTIPERWSASWEDNLRLAKLADRTGIDFMLPIARWIGYGGTTNFHESVLEPIPWATAILANTERLNAFCTIHAAYNHPAVTAKQLATIDQVAPGRIGINVVAGWNQPEYVAMGVDLPQDHDSRYALAQEWIDVINTLWSRDGRYDLKGRFWDLEGIESVPKPAARRLPVLNAGSSPQGKAYAARNADFVFTIVSGPEDGAAVVQEVKAASAALGRDAGVLTPTHVVCRPTRKEAEEYLHYYAVENADWDAVDNLMTLQGLHAQSFSKDLLENYRTRFAAGHGTCPLIGSPDDVADEIEKFARAGFGGITMAFVDYVSELEYFAEEVMPRLAKKGLRPEGA
- a CDS encoding flavin reductase family protein; the protein is MTSVTASTVDVTPTSLRSQLARWPTGVTIITACGDGRPLGKTANSFHAASLDPALVGWCIDKRSSRFDEWVAVTGYAVHVMAGHQTDLVTRFAASGSDRFDGLDTMPGLDGIPLLACDVPLRLECRIADTFDVGDHVYLIGQVVTMTASHHTPMTIQR
- a CDS encoding AraC family transcriptional regulator, whose translation is MATPLGSHGVLHTSDIDAARESIAASLAPHSLWVRRGGDGFMALHNAATLERISLHYIDYHAEVEVATERLDFCLVQIPLNGLTTVQAGASLVSVGPRSAAVTSPGEAVRMRYSAGNPRLLVQVATDLLRERIALAAESGVVVPRWSGRSFDLRSGVGRTWRSLVGLVVADLERDDGMNGSPLTARSLQLALIDGLVAALASPHAPGTDVSASEQLVRRAARLIEDHCAEPLRTLDIAEAVGVSIRTLQAGFRTHLRTTPMAHLRRARLHRVRESLVDGSATSVAEAAHRWGVSHLGRLSGDYRAEFGESPSETIQRLG
- a CDS encoding cyclase family protein, with amino-acid sequence MSAIGTLLTALAAGEAEIVDLTAPLSPSTPILQLPAPFANTIPLSLEVVSNFDEAGPAWSWNNLHLGEHTGTHLDAPVHWATGRDGYSVDAIPPSRLVGPAVVLDVTAEAASNPDFVLEPEHLDAVVAERGPLPDGAWLVLRTGWSAYNKDAAAFANADENGPHTPGVSPAGARWLAASPITGFAVETVGIDAGQAGGMEPPFPAHHYLLGAGKFGLTQLQNVDRLPATGAVIVAAPLPIVGGTGSPARALAIVPA
- a CDS encoding thiamine pyrophosphate-dependent enzyme, coding for MGYGLGSAGAAALNSHDADRRTVAVMGDGGFWHNGLTSGVGNAVFNQNDQVLLVVDNAYSAATGGQDLLSSRADSMLRSTKHPIEKAVRGIGVTWAKTVTDTYKIGALRDLLVTALTTRTPGPKVVVAQSECQLNRQRRVKPQRAQAIKAGRRVVTERFGVDAETCTGDHACIRVSGCPSLSIKANPDPMRTDPVATVLDSCVGCGVCGANAHAASLCPSFYRSDLVFNPTRRDRLLARWRAVWIGALSRGVERRAARLEPAEVNR
- a CDS encoding indolepyruvate oxidoreductase subunit beta family protein gives rise to the protein MSSWSTGRRPLTIAILAMGGEGGGVLADWIVAVGERAGYHAQNTSVAGVAQRTGATVYYVELYPGGQAGPEDTRSEPVLSLFPTPGEVDVVIASELMEAGRAIQRGFATPDRTTLIASTHRVYSMDEKLALGDGRVDSNTLLEAAHGGAKRLIAADFMALALEARSVISASLFGALAGSGALPFDRAGFEDAIRASGKGVDASLAAFAAGLDAAQRPAPRPLPAEGRGTGPVPVTIGRSRPVDATEAAAAAAAERRAEQAVRDPASLVGPGLQDAAARVAADFPAPARSMLLHGVVRTAVHQDTRYTDTYLDRVARFVALERPDGPARLTTEAARHVALWMCYQDTIHVAQQKIRRRRLDAVRAEAKAAPGQLLNVREYLHPQLDEIADTLPTAIGRRVAASAGLGRAIGRVTRDGMVVNTTGVVGFTMLWAMARFRPLRPRSLRFGREQAAIESWITQALAAAAVDYDLACEIVECQRVLKGYGATHRHGTESFATLLEVAADLVGDPGAAPTLARLRDAALADEDGAALRQARAALDGGVARAG